From Candidatus Tanganyikabacteria bacterium, a single genomic window includes:
- a CDS encoding PD40 domain-containing protein — protein MKRLIAATLLALGTFAAPALVAAPPARAATFVPPGLEWRTLTTAHFRVHYPVELREIARKAAKYAEEAHEYLGPYFGRPDDVTDMTILDTEDSTNGFATPYPESSLTFFVTPPSPEEEWFLGRYDNWLKMIVVHEYTHVLHLRSAAGPGGIPGFLNSALIRAFLPEFSSLVNLDFLPDFMKEGLAVYWESALTGGGRAVEGQFDMVLRTQFLNEEPFGIDQASGKYSVDWAPGGVNYSYGTLFFKYLAAEYGPDAASRLTDSLGFFPWSGINLASARSLGASTYDIWNDTVTYFKDRYARQVAEIKKLPVTEGNRVTRDGRVHRHPRWLGNDRLMYSRSPLEGTAGLMTSRLDGSEDEFVLPKSSRKDYSLTKDLSALYYYAPGDGPPLTSFFDVYRFDMKTRRNEQVTHGQRASCPAISPDGERFLAILNGGGRNDLGMFDQFGKALWRFRGPDFGSFSNPVWSPDGKQIALSQWVDGRTNVMLFDPEAKTLKAIAPEDSVQLFPAWSPDGKFLLFASDRTGVMNLYAVRVADGKFFRLTNVAGGAFDPAVSPDQTRLAYAEYEAGGFNIRWIPYQPETWAEVPGAGRLGEVGDVRVASSTTRLAAAAVSDAGPRKPPPPPEAWPPPEAWPQVLRDPAAAKAPNVMKVDAAPEVAYNPLPSMAPQDFWPRVLLDMDNNSAFGQYIPQVDGLSGHLKGAGPIVVLQGYGQDVLRQHTYFGSIGGYAGISRLTGGLYYTNDQLPPSLTVGFTVVPEVLGELPGNSSLKQFLGREERSLYAGISYPPVTSPLIGGNWLTGTVANLNLSLKQYTPFLAGATAADFDDYIAVNPQAALYLPRQINAVGLQFFGNGTDRPVRPFSPVGGPLWTVGLQRSDKLLGSDLGFWKAWSEGRYFMKAGGRNVLALRGLVGVNFTDPQQITSPTSKVFLNNSPGLDRNFFAMGESISTASLDPRLVDPAFGPIGTGRARSVAIHSLSDLRTIGEVDAIVPLRGYPLASGPGLFGLHAALLSAEYRVPLLEVQRGLGTVPIFFDRVSFAPFVDVGKSWVIWDTVPLLAGVGAETRVHMVLAQGIPTEARLGFARGLGPGGVNQLILGIGSVF, from the coding sequence TTGAAGCGCCTCATTGCCGCGACTCTGCTTGCGTTGGGCACCTTTGCCGCGCCCGCGCTAGTCGCGGCGCCGCCCGCCAGGGCCGCGACGTTCGTCCCGCCGGGCCTCGAGTGGCGCACGCTCACGACCGCCCACTTCCGCGTCCACTACCCGGTCGAGTTGCGGGAGATCGCCCGCAAGGCGGCCAAGTACGCCGAAGAGGCTCATGAGTACCTCGGGCCCTACTTCGGCCGTCCCGACGACGTCACCGACATGACCATCCTCGACACCGAGGACTCGACAAACGGCTTCGCGACGCCCTACCCCGAGAGCAGCCTCACGTTCTTCGTGACGCCGCCGTCGCCCGAGGAGGAATGGTTCCTGGGCCGGTACGACAACTGGCTCAAGATGATCGTGGTGCACGAGTACACGCACGTCCTGCACCTGCGCAGCGCGGCGGGCCCCGGCGGCATCCCGGGCTTCCTCAACTCGGCGCTCATCCGCGCGTTCCTCCCGGAATTCTCGTCGCTGGTCAATCTCGACTTCCTGCCCGACTTCATGAAGGAGGGCCTGGCGGTCTACTGGGAGAGCGCCCTGACGGGCGGCGGCCGCGCGGTCGAGGGCCAGTTCGACATGGTCCTGCGCACGCAATTCCTCAACGAGGAGCCCTTCGGCATCGACCAGGCCTCCGGCAAGTACTCGGTGGACTGGGCGCCGGGCGGCGTCAACTACTCCTACGGCACGCTGTTCTTCAAGTACCTGGCCGCCGAGTACGGTCCCGACGCGGCATCCAGGCTGACCGACAGCCTCGGCTTCTTCCCGTGGAGCGGTATCAATCTGGCGTCCGCCCGCAGCCTGGGCGCCTCGACGTACGACATCTGGAACGACACCGTCACCTACTTCAAGGATCGGTACGCGCGCCAGGTGGCCGAGATCAAGAAACTGCCGGTCACCGAGGGCAACCGCGTCACCCGCGACGGCCGCGTCCACCGCCACCCGCGCTGGCTTGGCAACGATCGGCTGATGTACTCGCGTTCGCCCCTGGAAGGCACCGCGGGCCTGATGACGTCCAGGCTGGATGGCAGCGAGGACGAGTTCGTGCTGCCCAAGTCGAGCCGCAAGGACTACAGTCTCACCAAGGACCTGTCGGCGCTCTACTACTACGCGCCCGGTGACGGCCCGCCGCTCACCAGCTTCTTCGACGTCTACCGCTTCGACATGAAGACCCGCCGCAACGAGCAGGTGACGCACGGCCAGCGGGCGAGTTGCCCGGCCATCTCGCCCGACGGCGAGCGCTTCCTGGCCATCCTCAACGGCGGCGGGCGCAACGATCTGGGCATGTTCGACCAGTTCGGCAAGGCCCTCTGGCGCTTCCGCGGGCCCGATTTCGGCAGCTTCTCCAATCCCGTCTGGTCGCCCGACGGCAAGCAGATTGCGCTGTCGCAGTGGGTGGACGGCCGCACGAACGTGATGCTGTTCGATCCGGAGGCCAAGACGCTCAAGGCGATCGCCCCCGAGGACTCCGTCCAGCTATTCCCGGCCTGGTCGCCCGACGGCAAGTTCCTGCTCTTCGCCTCCGACCGCACGGGCGTGATGAACCTCTATGCCGTGCGCGTCGCCGACGGCAAGTTCTTCCGTCTGACCAACGTCGCGGGCGGCGCCTTCGATCCGGCCGTCTCGCCCGATCAGACCAGGCTTGCCTACGCCGAGTACGAGGCCGGCGGCTTCAACATCAGGTGGATTCCCTACCAGCCCGAGACCTGGGCGGAGGTGCCCGGGGCCGGCCGCCTGGGCGAGGTGGGCGACGTGCGCGTCGCGTCCTCGACCACGCGCCTGGCCGCAGCCGCGGTATCGGATGCCGGCCCCCGCAAGCCCCCGCCGCCGCCCGAGGCCTGGCCGCCGCCCGAGGCCTGGCCGCAGGTCCTGCGGGATCCGGCCGCCGCCAAGGCGCCCAACGTCATGAAGGTGGATGCCGCTCCCGAGGTGGCCTACAACCCGTTGCCGAGCATGGCGCCCCAGGACTTCTGGCCCCGCGTCCTGCTGGACATGGACAACAACAGCGCGTTCGGCCAGTACATCCCGCAGGTCGACGGCCTCTCCGGGCACCTCAAGGGGGCCGGGCCCATCGTCGTGCTTCAAGGCTACGGCCAGGACGTCCTGCGGCAGCACACCTACTTCGGGTCCATCGGGGGCTATGCCGGCATCAGCCGGCTCACGGGCGGCCTCTACTACACCAACGACCAGTTGCCGCCGTCCCTCACGGTGGGCTTCACCGTCGTGCCCGAGGTGCTGGGCGAGTTGCCCGGCAATTCCAGCCTCAAGCAGTTCCTCGGCCGCGAGGAGCGGTCGCTCTACGCCGGGATCTCCTATCCGCCGGTCACGTCGCCCCTGATAGGCGGCAACTGGCTCACGGGCACCGTGGCCAACCTCAACCTCTCGCTCAAGCAGTACACGCCGTTCCTGGCCGGCGCCACGGCCGCGGACTTCGACGACTACATCGCCGTCAACCCCCAGGCCGCCCTCTACCTGCCCAGGCAGATCAACGCCGTCGGCCTGCAGTTCTTCGGCAACGGCACCGATCGGCCCGTGCGACCTTTCTCGCCGGTCGGCGGACCGCTCTGGACCGTGGGGTTGCAGCGTTCGGACAAGTTGCTGGGCAGCGACCTGGGGTTCTGGAAGGCGTGGTCCGAGGGCCGCTACTTCATGAAGGCCGGCGGCCGCAACGTCCTGGCCCTGCGCGGCCTGGTGGGCGTCAACTTCACCGATCCCCAGCAGATCACGTCGCCGACCAGCAAGGTCTTCCTCAACAACTCGCCCGGCCTGGATCGCAACTTCTTCGCGATGGGCGAGTCCATCTCGACCGCGTCGCTCGATCCGCGCCTCGTCGACCCGGCATTCGGGCCGATCGGCACGGGCAGGGCCCGCAGCGTGGCCATCCACAGCCTCTCGGACCTGCGCACCATCGGCGAGGTCGATGCCATCGTGCCCCTGCGAGGCTATCCGCTGGCGAGCGGCCCCGGCCTCTTCGGCCTGCACGCCGCCCTGCTCTCGGCCGAGTACCGGGTGCCTCTGCTCGAGGTGCAGCGCGGTCTGGGCACCGTGCCGATCTTCTTCGATCGGGTCTCCTTCGCGCCTTTCGTCGACGTAGGCAAGTCCTGGGTCATTTGGGACACCGTGCCCCTTCTCGCGGGCGTCGGCGCCGAGACCCGCGTCCACATGGTGCTTGCCCAGGGCATCCCGACGGAGGCGCGGTTGGGCTTCGCCCGGGGCCTCGGCCCGGGAGGCGTCAACCAGCTGATCCTGGG
- the cmk gene encoding (d)CMP kinase gives MRRFIITLDGPAGAGKSTVAKALAKRLGYRYLDTGAMYRAITWKALETGVALDDEPGLAGIARESQLELRAEPDNLHVLIDGEDVTSRIREPRISQAVSHVAKVPGVRREMVDQQRRIGEGGGLVAEGRDMATVVFPEAELKIYLDASPRERARRRASDLAAAGHGKLDLEALEREIAERDRIDSTRDVAPLTHSAEHTHVPTDNLDVDQVVDQILGLMPARA, from the coding sequence ATGAGGCGGTTCATCATCACCCTCGACGGTCCGGCCGGGGCCGGAAAGAGTACCGTAGCCAAGGCCCTGGCGAAGCGGCTCGGATACCGGTACCTCGACACCGGCGCGATGTACCGGGCCATTACTTGGAAGGCGCTGGAGACCGGCGTGGCGCTGGACGACGAGCCGGGCCTGGCGGGGATCGCCCGCGAGAGCCAGCTCGAGCTGCGCGCCGAGCCTGACAACCTGCATGTCCTCATCGACGGCGAGGACGTGACCAGCCGGATTCGCGAGCCGCGCATCAGCCAGGCGGTCTCCCACGTGGCCAAGGTGCCGGGCGTGCGCCGCGAGATGGTCGATCAGCAACGCCGCATAGGCGAGGGCGGGGGCCTCGTGGCCGAAGGCCGGGACATGGCGACGGTGGTCTTTCCCGAGGCTGAACTCAAGATCTACCTCGATGCCTCCCCCCGCGAACGAGCCCGCCGGCGGGCGAGCGACCTGGCCGCCGCCGGGCACGGCAAGCTCGATCTGGAAGCCCTCGAACGCGAGATCGCTGAACGCGACCGCATCGACTCAACCCGCGACGTGGCGCCGCTGACTCATTCGGCAGAGCATACCCACGTCCCCACCGACAACCTGGACGTGGACCAGGTGGTGGACCAGATCCTGGGCTTGATGCCGGCCCGGGCCTGA